One genomic window of Candidatus Didemnitutus sp. includes the following:
- a CDS encoding Na+/H+ antiporter, with amino-acid sequence MAAFELALLLILLLAALSVVARRLPWPQPITFALGGTLAALLPHFPRVTLDPGFFFLCFVPPLLFSDGWLMPLRDFLAAKRPILMLATGLVVLTTLVVGFVAWWLIPGLPLAMGFALGAVVSPTDAVAVSAITHRLKVPPRFTTVLNGESLMNDATGLVAFKFALAAVFAGTFSLRAAALDFLWVAVAGLTVGFGIAWGVGRVRDFLLRVERSDEFIEITLSLLTPYAAYLAAEHLHLSGILAVVAAGLYSGWRDPLRMSVRARQTTWTVWSVVLFWLNGLAFILLGLQFPALLAAVAQHYTAGQLALFTGAVSLAAILARLAWIFPGAYLPFLLSPRVRRTEEPPSWQMVLAAGWAGMRGSVTLAAALSIPLLQENGTPLPGRDIVIFLSLGVIFTTLLLHGTTLEYLICKLRLPADDTRVREDRIARIRAVEHGLASLRELAKSPSSAEETAALGIVIAEYEHRLAELTAQGETQAAAQARRQSGRQHRLHALRAERRALAELLRQNVITADTHRPLQQLLDHEEAMLAGLAEHVES; translated from the coding sequence ATGGCCGCCTTCGAACTCGCCCTTCTGCTGATCCTGCTCCTGGCCGCGCTCAGCGTCGTCGCGCGCCGCCTGCCGTGGCCGCAACCGATCACCTTCGCCCTCGGCGGCACGCTGGCCGCGCTCCTGCCGCATTTCCCGCGCGTCACGCTCGACCCGGGTTTTTTCTTCCTCTGCTTCGTGCCGCCGCTGCTGTTTTCCGACGGCTGGCTGATGCCGCTGCGCGACTTCCTCGCGGCCAAGCGCCCCATTCTCATGCTCGCCACCGGCCTCGTCGTGCTCACGACGCTCGTCGTCGGCTTCGTGGCGTGGTGGCTCATCCCGGGCCTGCCGCTCGCCATGGGTTTCGCGCTCGGGGCAGTCGTTTCCCCGACCGACGCCGTCGCGGTGAGCGCCATCACGCACCGGCTCAAGGTGCCGCCGCGCTTCACCACCGTGCTCAACGGCGAGAGCCTCATGAACGACGCGACCGGCCTCGTGGCGTTCAAGTTCGCGCTCGCCGCCGTGTTCGCGGGGACATTCTCGCTGCGCGCGGCGGCCCTGGATTTTCTCTGGGTCGCCGTCGCGGGACTCACCGTCGGCTTCGGCATCGCGTGGGGCGTCGGCCGCGTGCGCGATTTCCTGCTGCGCGTCGAGCGGTCGGACGAATTCATCGAGATCACGCTCTCGCTGCTCACGCCCTACGCCGCCTATCTCGCCGCGGAACACCTGCATCTCTCCGGCATCCTGGCCGTGGTCGCCGCCGGACTCTACTCCGGCTGGCGCGACCCGCTCCGCATGAGCGTGCGTGCGCGGCAGACGACCTGGACCGTGTGGTCGGTCGTGCTGTTCTGGCTGAACGGCCTCGCGTTCATCCTGCTCGGCCTGCAATTCCCCGCGCTGCTCGCCGCCGTCGCGCAGCACTACACGGCCGGACAACTCGCCCTTTTCACCGGCGCGGTCTCGCTCGCCGCCATCCTCGCGCGCCTCGCATGGATCTTCCCCGGTGCCTACCTGCCGTTCCTGCTCTCGCCGCGCGTGCGCCGCACGGAGGAACCGCCGTCGTGGCAGATGGTGCTGGCCGCCGGCTGGGCCGGCATGCGCGGCAGCGTCACGCTCGCCGCCGCGCTCTCGATCCCGTTGCTCCAGGAAAACGGCACGCCGCTCCCCGGTCGCGACATCGTGATCTTCCTCTCGCTCGGCGTCATCTTCACGACGCTCCTGCTCCACGGCACGACCCTCGAATATCTCATCTGCAAACTCCGCCTGCCCGCCGACGACACGCGCGTCCGCGAAGACCGCATCGCCCGCATCCGCGCCGTCGAGCACGGCCTCGCCTCTTTGCGCGAACTCGCGAAATCCCCGTCCTCCGCCGAGGAAACCGCCGCGCTCGGCATCGTCATCGCCGAATACGAGCATCGCCTCGCCGAGCTCACCGCGCAGGGCGAGACGCAGGCCGCCGCGCAAGCCCGCCGCCAATCCGGCCGCCAACACCGCCTGCACGCACTCCGTGCCGAGCGACGCGCCCTCGCGGAATTGCTCCGGCAAAACGTCATCACCGCCGACACGCACCGCCCGCTCCAGCAGCTCCTCGACCACGAGGAAGCCATGCTCGCCGGCCTCGCCGAACACGTGGAAAGCTGA